The following proteins come from a genomic window of bacterium:
- a CDS encoding sigma-54-dependent Fis family transcriptional regulator — MSRRILVIDDEEAIRQSLSAILKDEKYEVALAGSGEEGLVKIEEEDPDLVLLDIWLPGIDGLETLERAKERFPNLPIIIMSGHGTIETAVKATKLGAYDFVEKPINLDKILLEIENALGLTKLQQENLFLRDKQKRGKEMVGDSAVLRELKEQIRIIAPTRASVLITGENGTGKELVAQYIHALSDRAEGPFVEVNCAAIPETLIESELFGHEKGAFTGAAARRRGKFDLADKGTLFLDEIGDMSLSTQAKILRVLQEMRYERVGGSRTYEVDVRVIAATNKDLENELKEGRFREDLYFRLNVIPVNLAPLRERKEDIGKLAEYFLAKASADYGFEASKLSPEVVGVLTEYEWPGNVRELKNIVERMAIMTRGGKIGVEHVPPVIKSTALAAQSYFSYKDAQLKDARREFERRYLLEHLEKNNWNVSQTANRVGLDRSGLYKKMKELGIEVEGE; from the coding sequence ATGAGCCGAAGAATACTCGTAATCGACGACGAAGAGGCGATACGGCAGAGCCTGTCCGCCATCCTGAAGGACGAGAAATACGAAGTCGCGCTCGCCGGGAGCGGCGAAGAGGGGCTGGTGAAGATAGAGGAGGAGGACCCCGACCTCGTGCTCCTCGACATCTGGCTTCCGGGGATCGACGGCCTCGAAACCCTGGAGCGCGCCAAGGAGCGCTTCCCCAACCTTCCCATAATAATAATGTCCGGCCACGGCACCATAGAGACCGCCGTAAAGGCCACCAAGCTCGGCGCTTACGACTTCGTGGAAAAGCCCATCAACCTCGACAAGATACTCCTTGAGATAGAAAACGCCCTCGGCCTCACCAAGCTCCAGCAGGAAAACCTCTTTTTGCGCGACAAGCAGAAGCGCGGCAAGGAGATGGTCGGCGACAGCGCGGTCCTCAGGGAATTGAAGGAGCAGATTCGCATAATCGCCCCCACCCGCGCTTCGGTGCTGATAACCGGCGAAAACGGCACGGGGAAGGAGCTTGTCGCCCAGTACATCCACGCTCTTTCCGACCGCGCCGAAGGCCCCTTCGTGGAGGTCAACTGCGCCGCCATACCGGAGACGCTCATCGAAAGCGAGCTCTTCGGCCACGAAAAGGGCGCCTTCACCGGCGCGGCGGCGAGAAGGCGCGGTAAATTCGACCTCGCCGACAAAGGGACCCTCTTTCTGGACGAGATCGGCGACATGAGCCTGAGCACCCAGGCCAAGATACTGCGCGTCTTGCAGGAGATGCGCTACGAGCGCGTCGGCGGCAGCCGCACCTACGAGGTGGATGTCCGCGTCATCGCCGCAACCAACAAAGACCTCGAAAACGAGCTAAAGGAAGGGCGCTTCCGCGAGGACCTCTACTTTCGCCTCAACGTCATCCCCGTAAACCTCGCGCCGCTTCGCGAAAGGAAAGAGGATATCGGCAAGCTGGCCGAATACTTCCTCGCCAAGGCCTCCGCCGACTACGGCTTCGAGGCCTCGAAGCTCTCCCCCGAGGTGGTCGGAGTCCTGACCGAATACGAATGGCCCGGCAACGTCCGGGAGCTTAAAAACATCGTCGAGCGCATGGCGATAATGACGCGGGGCGGCAAGATAGGCGTCGAGCACGTCCCCCCCGTGATCAAATCCACCGCGCTCGCCGCCCAGAGCTACTTCTCTTACAAAGACGCCCAGCTCAAAGACGCAAGGCGCGAGTTCGAGCGCAGGTATCTTCTCGAACA